The Candidatus Zixiibacteriota bacterium genome includes a window with the following:
- a CDS encoding O-antigen ligase family protein, with protein sequence MPSSRNLIAVPLWPASDNARHCLWGVLLLSPLVLIVGDFLPMAACAYIGGLLLVFLLVNPRYSYALHLFAISIYAAVQVGPFAVLPSDALFMVSFIAVILDYLLRGETEIDRTSFDFPLLSLMFFTYLSILGARSFSMSLTPAVRILTIYMAFRVGYRISVQVGPRRVLLWYLGLVTVLAAINCVEFVRFAGQKRIWGIAWLSFEAMSMTALPMAATWMVWSDSARQKIYSGLACFIIGLGIFATQSRAPMLAVAIAVPVLLFVAIRKERLEGPGRGIVRTVKMLVPLVAVIGIFTIYQQSLFAGALGRVKEFVNSLTIDPEGTVALRIVLWTTAIKAFIAHPLMGIGIGNFRIVDQVITEVRMNPVWYYIRGMSTHNVILQYLAETGIFGGASLLWLAWRGMSRSYRDFFRASGRDSIQLSAALFIGLFVYAVTILYMRSWTWGQDGYIMAMLFGLSAAWHKRSSSTESFT encoded by the coding sequence ATGCCGTCAAGCCGTAACCTCATTGCCGTGCCGCTCTGGCCGGCTTCGGACAATGCCCGCCATTGTCTCTGGGGTGTGCTTCTTCTATCTCCGCTTGTGTTGATTGTCGGTGATTTTCTTCCAATGGCAGCCTGCGCTTACATTGGGGGATTGCTGTTGGTGTTTCTTCTCGTTAATCCGAGATATAGTTATGCCCTGCATTTATTCGCTATTTCAATCTATGCTGCTGTTCAGGTAGGTCCTTTTGCAGTGTTGCCTTCAGATGCTCTCTTTATGGTGTCGTTTATTGCTGTAATACTGGACTATCTTCTTAGAGGAGAAACCGAGATTGACCGGACCAGTTTCGATTTTCCGCTTCTATCGTTGATGTTTTTTACATACCTCTCCATCTTGGGAGCCCGGAGTTTTTCGATGAGTCTCACGCCGGCAGTACGGATACTCACTATCTATATGGCATTTCGGGTTGGATATCGCATATCGGTCCAGGTTGGTCCCCGACGGGTGCTGCTTTGGTATCTCGGTCTGGTTACGGTACTGGCAGCGATCAACTGTGTTGAATTCGTAAGGTTCGCTGGGCAGAAAAGAATTTGGGGAATAGCCTGGTTGTCTTTTGAAGCAATGTCAATGACCGCATTGCCCATGGCGGCCACCTGGATGGTTTGGTCTGACTCTGCCAGACAGAAGATTTATTCCGGTTTGGCTTGTTTTATCATCGGTCTCGGGATATTTGCAACTCAGTCACGGGCGCCTATGCTGGCAGTGGCAATAGCTGTTCCGGTTCTGTTATTTGTTGCAATCCGAAAGGAGCGTCTTGAAGGACCGGGAAGAGGAATTGTCCGCACAGTTAAAATGTTGGTGCCGCTAGTAGCCGTCATAGGGATATTCACGATTTATCAGCAATCACTCTTCGCGGGTGCGTTGGGACGGGTAAAGGAATTTGTGAATTCTTTGACGATCGATCCCGAGGGGACGGTTGCATTGCGGATTGTTCTGTGGACTACAGCAATAAAGGCATTTATAGCTCATCCGCTTATGGGAATAGGCATTGGTAATTTTCGTATAGTTGATCAAGTGATTACCGAAGTGCGCATGAATCCGGTTTGGTATTATATTCGCGGTATGTCGACACACAACGTCATCTTACAATATCTTGCGGAGACGGGTATATTCGGTGGTGCTTCACTCCTGTGGTTGGCCTGGCGCGGCATGAGTCGGAGCTATCGGGATTTTTTCAGAGCTTCGGGACGTGACTCGATCCAGTTGTCGGCAGCTCTTTTTATCGGACTATTTGTCTATGCCGTGACAATTCTCTATATGCGCTCCTGGACCTGGGGGCAGGATGGATATATCATGGCAATGCTATTCGGTCTTTCGGCCGCCTGGCATAAACGTTCCTCTTCAACTGAATCCTTTACCTAA
- a CDS encoding DUF5686 family protein produces MFSGRTAATVLSGQVTDLETGEPIVAATVRIEGTGYAMPTNDQGEFRLRLPEGTYRIKVSHITHYSERTEVVLTDSAQVIDFSLRPSLIEISGIRVFDKAYDPAQQIIVEAIKRKGDILRRIQKFSCDAYTKVVFRDVEKDDSCNVILIAESQVDCTWEYPDKYNEVIVARKQTANIGPEGNLLSVGEILNFNENRIEIGTNEIVSPTAEDALDYYNYYLLDTLMFDNRRVFHIEIEPKNPNDRLFVGTVDIVDSTFSVVGVDVGMSKGVELTYVHDVRYTQVFAEFEGEYWLPIEIGLSGELNLPIPGIPKLSFDYKAALHEYDLHPEIIRGLFDFAIEVAETADDVDSITWADGQMVPLTPLEDRGYRYQDSLASAPKPIGKTLLRTTLALTASALINKDLFRFNRVEGAYVGLPLGYYFKPLKTDLSMTGGYSFGLEKWQFRSVISNRFGRSHPVRFWATYLNQVVGRQSLITTEHYNPTFVALMLEADPFDYFGEEGFRIGASMRVFKPITLGAGYNHVRQYSLDKTEDYSVFGDEPARHNPVIADGHLRSFDAFVEYDSRPIMKLKRREARLDQIPRTYARIEAEYASPDLIDNDFDFVRYEASFMHSRTLLGLGITRLYLAGGLSDRSLPPQKYFTVDFNDIMFSNRLHLNTLDYNNFVGSRMGLIALQHDFGNVPFRKSGIPGFKRLPFSLSVYAGAFWSDLENNPVQPGDDLVLTAPKAYTEVGFSIGRIPPLGLKMLLTWQLSDYNTADFNIGFDLDLFGD; encoded by the coding sequence TTGTTTTCCGGACGCACCGCCGCTACTGTTTTATCCGGACAGGTTACGGACTTGGAAACCGGAGAACCGATCGTGGCTGCTACCGTTCGCATTGAAGGCACCGGTTATGCCATGCCCACCAACGATCAGGGGGAGTTCCGTCTTCGCCTGCCGGAGGGAACCTATCGCATCAAGGTCAGCCATATCACTCATTATTCGGAGCGGACCGAGGTAGTTCTGACGGACTCCGCTCAGGTGATTGATTTCAGCCTGAGGCCTTCGTTGATCGAAATCTCCGGCATCAGAGTTTTCGACAAAGCCTACGATCCGGCTCAGCAGATTATTGTGGAGGCCATTAAACGCAAGGGAGACATTCTTCGCCGGATTCAGAAATTTTCTTGTGATGCCTACACCAAGGTTGTTTTCCGCGATGTCGAGAAAGACGACTCCTGCAACGTTATTTTAATCGCCGAGTCACAGGTCGATTGTACCTGGGAGTACCCGGATAAGTACAACGAAGTGATTGTCGCCCGTAAACAGACAGCCAACATCGGTCCGGAGGGGAATCTTCTGTCGGTCGGTGAAATCCTGAATTTCAACGAGAACCGCATAGAAATCGGCACGAACGAGATCGTTTCTCCAACCGCTGAAGATGCCCTCGATTATTATAATTATTACCTTCTGGACACCCTCATGTTCGATAATCGACGGGTGTTCCACATTGAAATCGAGCCCAAAAATCCCAACGATCGGCTTTTCGTCGGGACTGTTGACATTGTCGATTCCACTTTCTCCGTGGTGGGGGTGGACGTCGGTATGTCCAAAGGGGTAGAGTTGACGTACGTGCACGACGTGCGTTATACGCAGGTCTTTGCCGAGTTCGAGGGGGAATACTGGTTGCCGATTGAGATTGGACTATCGGGTGAATTAAATCTTCCCATTCCCGGAATTCCGAAGCTTTCGTTCGATTATAAAGCGGCGTTGCATGAGTACGATCTTCATCCGGAGATAATTCGGGGTTTGTTCGATTTCGCTATCGAGGTAGCCGAGACAGCCGATGATGTCGATTCCATAACCTGGGCTGACGGACAAATGGTACCGTTAACTCCGCTCGAAGATCGCGGTTATCGTTATCAGGACTCTCTTGCCAGTGCTCCGAAACCGATCGGTAAGACGCTCCTTCGAACAACACTGGCTCTTACGGCGTCGGCTTTAATCAACAAGGATCTGTTTCGTTTCAACCGGGTCGAGGGGGCTTATGTCGGTCTCCCTTTGGGTTATTATTTCAAACCGTTAAAGACGGATTTATCAATGACCGGAGGGTACTCTTTTGGCTTGGAGAAATGGCAGTTCCGGTCCGTGATTTCCAATCGGTTCGGGCGAAGTCATCCCGTCCGTTTTTGGGCAACATACCTCAACCAGGTAGTCGGACGACAAAGCCTGATCACTACCGAGCACTACAACCCGACCTTCGTGGCTCTTATGCTCGAGGCTGACCCGTTTGATTATTTTGGTGAGGAAGGTTTTCGGATCGGTGCTTCGATGCGTGTTTTCAAGCCGATCACCCTCGGTGCGGGCTATAACCATGTTCGCCAATACAGCCTTGATAAAACTGAAGACTACAGTGTTTTCGGTGATGAACCGGCGCGACATAATCCGGTTATAGCCGATGGCCACTTGCGGTCGTTTGATGCTTTCGTGGAGTATGACTCCCGACCGATTATGAAGTTAAAGCGGCGAGAAGCGCGACTCGACCAGATCCCGCGTACTTATGCCCGGATCGAGGCCGAATATGCTTCTCCCGATTTGATCGACAATGATTTCGATTTCGTCCGCTATGAGGCCTCTTTCATGCATTCCCGCACGCTGTTAGGTCTGGGAATCACTCGGCTCTATCTGGCCGGAGGTCTTTCAGATCGTTCGCTTCCTCCGCAGAAATACTTCACGGTCGATTTTAACGATATCATGTTCTCGAACCGGCTTCATCTGAACACCCTCGACTATAACAATTTCGTCGGCAGCCGGATGGGACTGATCGCCCTGCAGCATGATTTCGGGAATGTTCCTTTTCGGAAAAGTGGCATTCCCGGTTTCAAGCGGTTGCCGTTTTCACTTTCCGTTTATGCCGGAGCGTTCTGGAGCGATCTTGAGAACAATCCTGTCCAGCCGGGAGATGACCTGGTGCTGACCGCTCCCAAAGCCTACACCGAGGTTGGTTTCTCGATCGGTCGTATCCCTCCGCTCGGCTTGAAAATGCTGTTAACCTGGCAGCTTTCGGACTACAATACTGCCGATTTCAACATTGGTTTCGATCTGGATTTGTTTGGTGACTAA
- a CDS encoding tetratricopeptide repeat protein has translation MNRAQRRNNKKSLSQTSAVHPAALSGMLNDAIEYHRSGDLKRAVPLYNEVLIAQPNNHIALHMLSLMAYQIGNHDLALNYVNRALDFDPDNAAYHNTRSAVLLALDRIEEALASCREAVHHDPALAEAHYNLGNLLAQRGKVVEATACFQTAADLRPAYEAAWFRLGQLRLEQNQLEPALEAFRSPLTLNPDNTNALNNAGNILIRLGRMEEALESYRKAIGASPDQPEAHYNIGFVLHRRGDLDAAEDAYRRALKADPDFIPALNNLSELLIERGDVANAVSLLEESATKFPDHAALNFNLARALRATDQNERAEQVCRGILRLHPDHESTLHLLNTINGYTPEQVPAGYIRELFDNYAECYEHRFVTELAYNGPEELRHDMETQTSPEYRFHRVLDLGCGSGLVGTAFRIVSDHIDGVDLSPRMVETARRKNVYTSVIEDDLIAYLASTDNRYDLFIAADVLIYLGNLDRLFAQIADHADGEAWFTFTVESWDGDGFKLQPSGHIAHSDSYIGNLAERHGFAILSNRRINLRKEANNWIIGQAYVLRLRKGSPENSMISGQNTTVLSSSTAIHDTKELLSEAVACHRNGNLDRARELYDHIIEQTPNCSDAWHLLGVTSLQSGDPQAAVGAIDQAIAINPDRPEFHVNLGTALQAVGQNDSAEAAYWQAIRLSPNYANAHYNLANLLRNSQRPEEAIELYRRAIAVCPDFHEAYCNLGILQFDMERIDEAIASTQKAIHLQPNLTKAHCNLGNCYLALGENNLARAAFERALSIDPDNCVALINLSQVLLKLHEFEHSRTCIKKAITIEPQQARHHRLLGNTYIQEGHPDKAIAHYQQAVTMDPDNGFGRHILNALTGKNSATAPEDYVRELFDSFAYGFEKQLVGRLRYTVPEQLRHLIDQTAPDHHYKTALDLGCGTGLMGERLSDLVERLVGIDLSEKMIRQCQSKHLYHELLTGNIDTVNDRLSEKFDLIVAADVLVYLGDLRPLFESIAAVARPGAIFAFSTEKLESTDDDFHLRSSGRFAHSRQYIRKLTDDFGLSELDCLETTVRLEAGRELAGDLFVLAFPG, from the coding sequence ATGAATCGCGCTCAACGCAGAAACAACAAGAAATCCCTATCACAAACCAGTGCCGTCCATCCGGCAGCTCTGAGCGGCATGCTCAACGACGCCATTGAATACCATCGATCCGGCGACTTGAAACGAGCAGTCCCTCTTTACAATGAAGTCCTCATCGCTCAACCGAACAACCATATCGCCCTGCACATGCTCAGCCTGATGGCTTACCAGATAGGCAATCACGATCTGGCGTTAAACTATGTCAATCGCGCCCTTGACTTCGATCCGGACAACGCGGCCTACCACAACACCCGTTCGGCGGTCTTGCTTGCCCTGGACCGTATAGAAGAAGCGTTGGCCTCCTGTCGCGAGGCGGTGCACCATGACCCGGCCCTTGCCGAAGCCCATTACAATCTCGGTAATTTGCTGGCACAGCGAGGTAAAGTAGTCGAAGCTACGGCCTGTTTTCAAACCGCCGCCGATTTGCGACCGGCCTATGAAGCAGCCTGGTTTCGCCTCGGGCAGCTTCGATTGGAACAGAACCAACTCGAACCGGCCCTGGAAGCTTTTCGTTCTCCGCTTACTCTTAATCCGGATAATACCAATGCCCTCAACAACGCCGGCAACATTCTGATACGACTTGGTCGCATGGAGGAGGCTCTCGAATCGTATCGCAAGGCTATCGGTGCTTCGCCCGATCAACCTGAAGCACATTACAATATCGGCTTCGTGCTGCATCGGCGCGGTGATCTCGATGCTGCCGAAGACGCTTATCGACGGGCTCTCAAAGCAGACCCGGATTTCATCCCGGCTCTCAACAACTTGTCGGAATTACTCATCGAGCGTGGTGACGTTGCTAATGCCGTAAGTTTGCTGGAGGAGTCAGCCACGAAATTCCCCGACCATGCCGCGTTGAATTTCAATCTGGCACGCGCTCTTAGAGCGACCGATCAGAACGAGCGTGCCGAACAGGTTTGCCGTGGAATTTTACGGCTCCATCCGGATCATGAATCCACCCTGCACCTGTTGAACACAATCAACGGTTACACCCCGGAACAAGTCCCGGCCGGTTACATCCGCGAGTTATTCGACAACTACGCCGAATGTTACGAGCATCGTTTCGTTACCGAGCTCGCTTACAACGGTCCGGAAGAATTACGACATGACATGGAAACCCAAACCAGCCCGGAGTATCGGTTCCACCGAGTGCTCGATTTGGGCTGCGGCAGCGGGCTGGTTGGTACGGCTTTCCGAATCGTATCCGATCACATCGACGGCGTAGATTTGTCGCCGCGTATGGTTGAAACGGCTCGACGCAAAAATGTCTATACCTCCGTAATCGAAGATGACCTTATCGCCTATCTCGCCTCTACCGACAATCGATACGATCTTTTCATAGCTGCCGATGTCCTGATTTACCTTGGGAATCTCGATCGGCTTTTCGCTCAGATTGCCGATCATGCCGACGGCGAAGCGTGGTTCACTTTCACGGTGGAGAGTTGGGACGGCGATGGTTTCAAGCTGCAACCTTCAGGGCATATCGCACACAGCGACTCCTATATCGGCAACCTCGCGGAGCGGCACGGTTTCGCGATATTGTCCAATCGCCGGATTAATCTTCGGAAAGAAGCGAACAACTGGATTATCGGCCAGGCATACGTCCTTAGGTTGAGAAAAGGCTCACCGGAAAACTCGATGATATCCGGTCAGAACACCACCGTACTGTCTTCGTCAACCGCAATTCATGATACGAAGGAACTGCTCAGCGAGGCGGTGGCTTGTCATCGAAACGGCAATCTGGATCGAGCTCGAGAATTGTACGACCACATTATCGAGCAAACTCCCAATTGCTCTGACGCCTGGCATCTTCTGGGAGTCACATCACTCCAGAGCGGTGATCCTCAAGCGGCAGTGGGAGCAATCGACCAGGCAATTGCCATCAATCCGGATCGTCCTGAATTCCATGTCAACCTCGGTACGGCCCTGCAAGCTGTGGGACAGAATGATTCGGCCGAGGCGGCTTATTGGCAGGCGATTCGACTCAGTCCCAATTATGCCAATGCCCATTACAACCTTGCCAATCTGTTAAGAAACAGTCAACGACCGGAAGAGGCGATAGAGCTCTATCGTCGGGCTATCGCCGTGTGTCCGGATTTCCATGAAGCGTATTGTAACCTCGGCATTCTCCAATTTGATATGGAACGAATCGATGAGGCTATAGCATCGACCCAAAAGGCCATTCACCTCCAACCGAACCTGACCAAGGCTCATTGCAACCTGGGCAATTGTTATCTGGCTCTTGGTGAAAACAACCTGGCTCGAGCAGCCTTCGAACGGGCTTTGAGCATCGATCCCGATAATTGCGTTGCCCTTATCAATCTCTCTCAGGTGTTGCTAAAACTCCACGAATTCGAGCACTCACGCACCTGCATAAAAAAAGCAATTACCATCGAACCTCAACAGGCTCGGCACCACCGTTTACTTGGCAATACCTACATCCAGGAAGGACACCCGGATAAGGCTATTGCTCATTACCAACAAGCGGTTACGATGGATCCCGATAATGGCTTCGGTCGTCACATCCTGAACGCTCTTACGGGTAAGAACAGCGCTACCGCACCTGAAGACTATGTCCGTGAACTGTTCGACTCCTTCGCCTATGGTTTCGAGAAGCAACTCGTAGGTCGCTTGCGATATACCGTCCCGGAACAGCTCCGGCACCTTATCGATCAAACCGCCCCCGATCATCACTATAAAACAGCCCTCGATCTTGGCTGCGGCACCGGGCTTATGGGAGAGCGGCTCTCCGACTTAGTGGAACGGCTTGTCGGGATTGATTTATCCGAAAAAATGATTCGGCAATGTCAAAGCAAACATCTCTATCATGAGCTTCTGACCGGCAACATCGATACCGTCAACGACCGGTTGTCGGAGAAATTCGACCTGATCGTCGCCGCCGATGTGCTGGTCTACCTTGGCGATTTGCGCCCGCTGTTTGAGTCGATCGCCGCCGTTGCCCGGCCGGGTGCGATCTTCGCTTTCTCTACTGAGAAGCTGGAGTCAACCGATGATGATTTTCATCTTCGTTCATCGGGTCGCTTCGCTCATAGTCGCCAATACATCCGCAAGTTGACCGATGATTTCGGACTGTCGGAGTTGGATTGTCTTGAAACAACCGTCCGGCTGGAGGCCGGTAGAGAACTTGCCGGGGATCTTTTCGTACTGGCTTTTCCCGGTTGA